The Syntrophorhabdaceae bacterium genome segment CGCGGCAGGCTCAAACCCGCTATGAACCATGCAATCCCTGCACCGCCCATCCCGGCCGGGACCGTATGCTTCCCACGGGGTCTTTTCCATCAGCTCGGAAAAAGAGCCATAATACCTGTCGGTAATAAGGTAACAGGGCGATTTCCAACCGAGGGGATTACGGGTCGGACTTCCCCACGGCACGCACGCCATATTTCCCTTCCCTTCAAGAAAATCAAAGTAAATGGGCGTGCCTGTCAGAGGAAACCCGCGGAGCCTGCGGCGCAGGCGACCGAATTTCAATGCCACCTCTTCCTTTCTTAAGAAGATATCATCCAAAACACTTGCATAACCAAACGCGGGGGAGACAAGGAGCCCCTCCACTCCCAGCTTTTTGAGGAGAGAGAAGAGCTCGACCAATTCCGCTTCATCGGTCCATTTGTACAGGGATGTATTTGTCCATACACGGAATCCATGTTTCGTCGCGCCTTTGATACCCTCTATCACCTTCTTGAAAGACCCCGGCCTTCCGGTGAGGCGGTCATGGGTTTCCTCCATGCCGTCAACATGAAAG includes the following:
- the hpnH gene encoding adenosyl-hopene transferase HpnH, which gives rise to MRFSPGLSAALALFFIKNRLRGCMRSPVVLMLEPTHRCNLSCAGCDRIRLDSKARLPDLTLMECLEAAIESKAPVVTITGGEPLLYRDLKELVSGLLDLKRYIYLCTNGLIAGSFVDDYLPHPRLTLSFHVDGMEETHDRLTGRPGSFKKVIEGIKGATKHGFRVWTNTSLYKWTDEAELVELFSLLKKLGVEGLLVSPAFGYASVLDDIFLRKEEVALKFGRLRRRLRGFPLTGTPIYFDFLEGKGNMACVPWGSPTRNPLGWKSPCYLITDRYYGSFSELMEKTPWEAYGPGRDGRCRDCMVHSGFEPAAMEKCFSNPGEMAKMMWWNMSGGR